The following are from one region of the Cetobacterium somerae genome:
- a CDS encoding phosphoribosylformylglycinamidine synthase produces MNKRVFVKKKDGFQVESLGLKSELLENLKEDKINKIDLYNVYDIFNCTEEDLNLLKNKVLSEPVTDDVYEEVELVGKKYLAMEFLPGQYDQRADSAEQCLMLLNNKDGVQIKSGKLLIFHGEIKSFDKIKDYLINPIETREKKLNVLTLEENIDIEPVPTYVGFINKNSEELESFLLEHGLAMTLEDLKHIQNYFRDEEKRDPKETEIKVLDTYWSDHCRHTTFETYLKNIKIECGDLTKNIQDAFEKYIDMRAKLGREEKPLTLMDMATIGGRYIKSIGKLDDLEESEEINACSIEIEVDVDGKLEKWLLMFKNETHNHPTEIEPFGGASTCVGGAIRDPLSGRAYVYQAMRVTGAGDITESIEETLANKLPQEKISKGAAHGYSSYGNQIGLTTTFVKEIYHNGYKAKRMEVGAVVGAVKKEYVRRESPVPGDVVILLGGKTGRDGIGGATGSSKEHNETSLTKCSSEVQKGNAPVERRIQRLFRNPEVTKLIKKSNDFGAGGVSVAIGEIARGVEINLDTVPVKYLGLNGTELAISESQERMAVVVEAKDVEKFQRLVKEENLESALVAVVTEEERLVIKYKNETLVDISRDFLDTNGVRQIQDVKVVSSEIENPFLENQVMDIKEKVEKILQDMNIASQRGMVEMFDASIGRSTVLMPYGGKYQLTESEGSVQKLPTDKFTNTCSIMTYGYNPLISEYSPYLGAQYAVIESLAKIVALGGSYKKVRLSFQEYFEKLGKDSTRWGKPFAALLGGIEAQLEFEAPAIGGKDSMSGTFKDLDVPPTLISFAVTTESVKNIISSEFKEAGNNIYLVKSERLFGDLPNYKRLKENFELLENSIKSKEVISASTIKFGGIAEAVIKMSFGNKIGAKIETKENLFNLMPGDIVVESAKELDYGILLGTTIDEKVIELNKEKFEIDSLINIWEKRYSKIYPYTAETVGEVIEKEYITKKEFKAKKLYDKPKVLITVFPGTNCEYDTKKAFERAGAEVEIYVFNNLGVEEIKESIDTLSEKIKSAQIFMIPGGFSAGDEPDGSGKFIANILQNKKIKESMEKFLENDGLVLGICNGFQALIKSGLLPYGNVDSVTKDSPTLFRNDINRHVSRVVSTKIVSNNSPWMSSFTVGETHSIPMSHGEGKFVVSEDFAKELFENGQVITQYCDENNQVTMDKNHNLNGSTYAIEGIVSKCGKILGKMGHSERYEDGLLKNIDGNKMQDIFTNGVNYFKK; encoded by the coding sequence ATGAATAAAAGAGTATTTGTTAAGAAAAAGGATGGATTTCAAGTAGAGAGTTTAGGACTAAAGAGTGAGCTTTTAGAAAATTTAAAAGAGGATAAGATAAATAAAATAGATTTATATAACGTATATGATATTTTTAACTGCACAGAAGAGGATTTAAATCTTTTAAAAAATAAAGTTTTATCTGAACCAGTAACAGATGACGTTTATGAAGAAGTTGAATTGGTTGGAAAAAAATATTTAGCAATGGAATTTTTACCAGGACAATACGATCAAAGAGCTGATTCTGCAGAGCAGTGCTTAATGTTATTAAATAATAAAGACGGTGTTCAAATAAAAAGTGGTAAACTTTTAATTTTTCATGGAGAGATAAAAAGTTTTGATAAAATAAAAGATTACTTAATAAATCCTATTGAAACTAGAGAAAAAAAATTAAATGTTTTGACACTAGAGGAAAATATTGATATAGAACCAGTACCAACTTATGTAGGATTTATAAATAAAAATTCAGAAGAACTAGAAAGTTTTTTATTAGAGCATGGACTAGCTATGACTCTTGAAGACCTAAAACATATTCAAAATTATTTTAGAGATGAAGAGAAAAGAGATCCAAAAGAGACAGAGATAAAAGTTTTAGATACTTATTGGTCAGATCATTGTAGACATACAACTTTTGAAACATATTTAAAAAATATAAAAATTGAATGTGGAGATTTAACAAAAAATATTCAGGATGCTTTTGAAAAATATATAGATATGAGAGCGAAATTAGGTAGAGAAGAAAAACCTTTAACTTTAATGGATATGGCAACAATTGGTGGAAGATATATAAAATCGATAGGTAAATTAGATGATTTAGAGGAATCAGAAGAGATAAATGCATGTAGCATCGAGATAGAGGTAGATGTTGATGGCAAATTAGAGAAATGGTTACTGATGTTTAAAAATGAAACTCACAATCATCCAACAGAAATTGAACCATTTGGAGGAGCAAGTACTTGTGTAGGTGGAGCTATAAGAGATCCATTATCAGGAAGAGCATATGTTTATCAAGCTATGAGAGTTACAGGAGCAGGAGATATAACTGAAAGTATAGAAGAAACGTTAGCAAATAAGTTACCACAAGAGAAAATATCAAAAGGAGCAGCACATGGATATTCTTCATATGGAAATCAGATAGGATTAACAACTACTTTTGTAAAAGAGATTTATCATAATGGGTATAAAGCTAAAAGAATGGAAGTTGGAGCTGTTGTTGGAGCAGTAAAAAAAGAGTATGTAAGAAGAGAAAGCCCTGTTCCAGGTGATGTGGTAATTTTACTTGGGGGAAAAACTGGTAGAGATGGTATAGGAGGAGCCACTGGATCATCTAAGGAGCATAATGAAACATCATTAACTAAATGTTCATCAGAGGTTCAAAAGGGTAATGCACCTGTAGAGAGAAGAATCCAAAGGTTATTTAGAAATCCAGAAGTGACAAAACTTATAAAAAAATCAAATGATTTTGGAGCAGGTGGAGTTAGTGTTGCTATTGGAGAGATTGCAAGGGGAGTAGAGATAAATTTAGATACAGTACCAGTGAAATATTTAGGACTTAATGGAACTGAATTAGCTATATCAGAATCTCAAGAAAGAATGGCTGTAGTAGTAGAGGCAAAAGATGTGGAAAAGTTTCAAAGATTAGTTAAAGAAGAAAACTTAGAATCAGCATTAGTTGCTGTAGTAACAGAGGAAGAAAGATTAGTAATAAAATATAAAAATGAAACACTTGTAGATATTTCAAGAGATTTTTTAGATACAAATGGTGTTAGACAAATTCAAGATGTAAAAGTTGTATCTTCAGAAATAGAAAATCCATTTTTAGAAAATCAAGTAATGGATATAAAAGAAAAAGTAGAAAAAATTTTACAGGATATGAATATAGCTTCTCAAAGAGGAATGGTAGAGATGTTTGATGCTTCAATAGGAAGAAGCACAGTACTTATGCCATATGGAGGGAAGTATCAATTAACTGAATCAGAGGGAAGTGTTCAAAAGCTTCCAACAGATAAATTTACAAATACTTGTTCAATAATGACTTATGGTTATAACCCACTAATATCGGAGTATTCTCCATATTTGGGAGCTCAATATGCAGTGATAGAATCTTTAGCAAAAATTGTTGCATTAGGTGGAAGTTATAAAAAAGTAAGATTATCTTTTCAAGAATATTTTGAAAAATTAGGAAAAGATTCAACAAGATGGGGGAAACCTTTTGCTGCATTATTAGGAGGAATTGAAGCACAACTTGAATTTGAAGCTCCGGCGATAGGTGGAAAAGATAGTATGAGTGGAACTTTTAAAGACTTAGATGTACCTCCAACTTTGATATCTTTTGCAGTAACAACAGAGAGTGTAAAAAATATAATATCATCTGAATTTAAAGAAGCAGGAAATAATATATATCTAGTAAAAAGTGAAAGACTTTTTGGTGATTTACCAAATTATAAAAGATTAAAAGAAAATTTTGAACTATTAGAAAATTCAATAAAATCAAAAGAAGTAATATCAGCATCAACAATAAAATTTGGTGGAATAGCAGAAGCTGTTATAAAGATGTCTTTTGGAAATAAAATTGGAGCTAAAATTGAAACAAAAGAAAATCTATTTAATTTAATGCCAGGGGATATAGTAGTAGAATCAGCAAAAGAATTAGATTATGGAATTCTTTTAGGAACAACAATTGATGAGAAAGTTATTGAATTAAATAAGGAAAAGTTTGAAATAGACTCTTTAATAAATATATGGGAAAAGAGATACAGTAAAATATATCCGTATACAGCAGAAACAGTTGGAGAAGTAATCGAAAAAGAATATATTACTAAAAAAGAGTTTAAAGCTAAAAAGCTTTATGATAAACCAAAAGTTTTAATAACAGTATTTCCAGGTACTAATTGTGAATATGATACTAAAAAGGCTTTTGAAAGAGCTGGAGCAGAGGTTGAAATATATGTATTCAATAACTTAGGTGTTGAAGAGATAAAAGAAAGTATAGATACCTTATCTGAAAAAATAAAATCAGCTCAAATATTTATGATTCCTGGAGGTTTTAGTGCAGGGGATGAGCCAGATGGTTCTGGAAAGTTTATAGCAAATATTTTACAAAATAAAAAGATAAAAGAGAGTATGGAAAAATTCTTAGAAAATGATGGATTGGTATTAGGAATATGTAATGGATTCCAAGCTCTTATAAAATCTGGGTTATTACCTTATGGAAATGTAGATAGTGTAACTAAAGACTCACCAACATTATTTAGAAATGATATAAACAGACATGTATCAAGAGTAGTTAGCACAAAAATTGTTTCAAATAATTCTCCATGGATGAGTTCATTTACTGTAGGAGAAACTCATAGTATACCAATGTCTCATGGAGAGGGAAAATTTGTAGTAAGTGAAGATTTTGCAAAAGAGTTATTTGAAAATGGACAGGTAATAACACAATATTGCGATGAAAATAATCAAGTGACAATGGATAAAAATCATAATTTAAATGGGTCAACATACGCAATAGAAGGGATTGTTTCTAAATGTGGAAAAATACTAGGGAAGATGGGACATTCAGAAAGATATGAGGATGGACTATTAAAAAATATAGATGGAAATAAGATGCAAGATATTTTTACTAATGGAGTTAATTATTTTAAAAAATAA
- the purC gene encoding phosphoribosylaminoimidazolesuccinocarboxamide synthase: protein MLLVEANKLYEGKAKKVYKTENPNEVIIYYKDDATAFNNLKKGQIHNKGILNSQITTLIYDYLKKNGVETHLVENLSERAQLCKKVEIIPLEVIVRNTLAGSTAKLFKMEEGQILENPIFEICYKKDELGDPMINDYHAIALGLATKDELENIYSQTKKINELLKDLFDKVGIELVDFKIEFGKDNEGNIILADEISPDCCRLWDKETRKKLDKDRFRRDLGDIEEAYQEVLARLNKIVG from the coding sequence ATGTTATTAGTAGAAGCAAATAAATTATATGAGGGAAAAGCAAAGAAAGTTTATAAAACAGAGAATCCTAACGAAGTTATTATTTATTATAAAGATGATGCAACAGCTTTTAATAATTTAAAAAAAGGTCAAATACACAATAAAGGAATATTAAATAGTCAAATTACAACATTAATATATGATTATTTAAAGAAAAATGGTGTAGAAACTCATTTGGTAGAAAATTTATCAGAAAGAGCTCAACTTTGTAAAAAAGTAGAGATTATTCCACTAGAAGTAATTGTTAGAAATACTCTAGCAGGGTCTACTGCAAAACTTTTTAAGATGGAAGAAGGGCAAATTTTAGAAAATCCAATATTTGAAATATGTTACAAAAAAGATGAGCTAGGCGATCCTATGATAAATGATTATCATGCAATTGCGTTAGGGCTTGCTACAAAAGATGAGTTAGAAAATATTTATTCTCAAACTAAAAAGATTAATGAATTATTGAAAGATTTATTTGATAAAGTAGGGATTGAGTTAGTGGATTTTAAAATAGAGTTTGGAAAAGATAACGAAGGGAATATTATCTTAGCAGATGAGATATCACCAGATTGTTGTAGATTATGGGATAAAGAAACTAGAAAAAAATTGGATAAAGATAGATTTAGAAGAGATTTAGGAGATATCGAAGAAGCTTATCAAGAAGTTTTAGCAAGACTAAATAAAATAGTGGGGTAA
- the purF gene encoding amidophosphoribosyltransferase: MIKEIEYFLSGKINEECGVFGVFNVEDAAQLTYYGLHSLQHRGQEGAGIASSDGESIIREKGEGLVTEVFNTERIAKLPGNMSIGHVRYSTTGGGGIENVQPILVRSHTGDFVIAHNGNIVNAKELKMQLEAMGSIFHTTSDSEIIGHLIQREVGDFHEKILKALPKLEGAFSFLIMNNENLFVIRDKNGFRPLSMGKLEDGYVFSSESSAFEIVGADYIRGLKPGEVLKVSKDEIESFQYTDCTQDKMCSMEYIYFSRPDSSINGLNVHTSRRNCGAILAKESPIEADIVIGVPDSSLSSAMGYSDFSGIPYEMGLVKNRYVGRTFIKPNQHQRERGVKMKLSAMEAVVKDKRVVLVDDSIVRGTTSKHIIKLLKDAGAKEVHMRIASSPIISPCFYGVDTSTYNELISTRLSPKELGEYIGADSLSFLSNDGMIEGLGKNICLACFTGKYPTSMFSLLENLKK; this comes from the coding sequence ATGATAAAAGAGATAGAGTATTTTTTAAGTGGAAAAATAAATGAAGAGTGTGGAGTATTTGGAGTATTTAATGTAGAGGATGCAGCGCAACTAACGTATTATGGACTGCATTCATTACAACATAGGGGTCAAGAGGGAGCTGGAATAGCTTCTTCTGATGGAGAAAGTATCATTAGAGAAAAAGGAGAAGGGTTGGTAACTGAAGTTTTTAATACAGAAAGAATAGCTAAACTTCCTGGAAATATGTCTATTGGTCATGTTAGATACTCAACAACAGGTGGAGGAGGAATTGAAAATGTTCAACCTATATTAGTTCGTTCTCACACTGGAGACTTTGTAATTGCTCATAATGGGAATATAGTAAATGCAAAAGAATTAAAAATGCAATTAGAAGCAATGGGAAGTATTTTTCACACAACATCAGATAGCGAAATAATAGGACACTTAATTCAGAGAGAAGTTGGGGATTTTCATGAAAAAATACTTAAAGCATTACCTAAATTAGAAGGTGCTTTTTCATTTTTAATAATGAATAACGAAAATCTTTTTGTGATTAGAGATAAAAATGGATTTAGACCTTTATCAATGGGGAAATTAGAGGATGGATATGTGTTTAGTTCTGAAAGTTCAGCTTTTGAAATAGTAGGAGCTGATTATATAAGAGGGTTAAAACCAGGAGAAGTTTTAAAAGTTTCTAAAGATGAAATAGAGTCGTTTCAATATACAGACTGTACTCAAGATAAAATGTGTTCTATGGAATACATATATTTTTCAAGACCAGATAGTAGTATAAATGGTTTAAATGTTCATACAAGCAGAAGAAACTGTGGAGCAATACTTGCGAAAGAAAGTCCGATTGAAGCAGATATAGTTATAGGAGTACCAGACTCATCTTTGTCTTCAGCAATGGGATACTCAGATTTCTCGGGAATTCCTTATGAAATGGGACTTGTAAAGAATAGATATGTAGGTAGAACATTTATAAAGCCAAATCAGCACCAAAGAGAACGTGGAGTAAAGATGAAACTTTCAGCTATGGAAGCTGTTGTTAAAGATAAGAGAGTTGTACTTGTAGACGATTCGATAGTGAGGGGAACAACATCTAAACATATAATAAAATTATTAAAGGATGCAGGAGCAAAAGAGGTTCATATGAGAATAGCATCATCTCCGATAATAAGTCCATGTTTTTATGGAGTGGATACCTCTACATATAACGAATTGATAAGTACAAGATTATCACCAAAAGAATTAGGAGAATATATTGGAGCAGATTCTCTATCATTTTTATCAAATGATGGAATGATAGAAGGATTAGGAAAAAATATATGTTTAGCATGTTTTACTGGAAAATATCCAACTAGTATGTTTAGTTTATTAGAAAATTTAAAGAAATAG
- the purM gene encoding phosphoribosylformylglycinamidine cyclo-ligase — translation MSNKYMEAGVSLEAGYESVRRIKSHVERTKVKGAMNSLGAFGGMFDLSELGMKEPVLVSGTDGVGTKLMLAFEMDKHDTIGQDVVAMCVNDVLVQGAMPLYFLDYIAVGKNYPEQIEAIVKGVADGCVKAECALIGGETAEMPGMYSEGHYDIAGFTVGAVEKKDLITGKDIKEGDILVGISSSGVHSNGFSLVRKIIKDANLDLKKMYEGFENSLGEELLTPTKIYVKTVKEVLKNIDVKGMCHVTGGGFYENIPRIIPEEMGVEIDSKNINELQVFKFLEEKGNIPKEEMFNVFNMGVGFIFVVSKENLDKLVEKLEELQEKPMILGEVNRKVGVEIKW, via the coding sequence GTGAGTAATAAATATATGGAAGCTGGAGTTAGCTTAGAAGCTGGATATGAATCAGTTAGAAGAATTAAAAGTCATGTTGAAAGAACTAAAGTAAAAGGGGCAATGAATAGTTTAGGAGCATTTGGTGGAATGTTTGATTTATCAGAACTTGGAATGAAAGAACCAGTTTTAGTTAGCGGAACAGATGGTGTCGGAACAAAATTAATGCTAGCATTTGAAATGGATAAACACGATACAATAGGTCAAGATGTTGTGGCTATGTGTGTAAATGATGTTTTAGTTCAAGGTGCAATGCCGTTATATTTTTTAGATTATATAGCTGTTGGAAAAAACTATCCAGAACAAATTGAAGCTATAGTAAAAGGTGTAGCTGATGGATGTGTTAAGGCAGAATGTGCATTAATAGGGGGAGAGACAGCAGAGATGCCTGGAATGTATAGTGAAGGGCATTATGATATAGCTGGATTTACAGTTGGAGCTGTAGAGAAAAAAGATTTAATAACTGGAAAGGACATAAAAGAAGGGGATATTCTTGTAGGAATATCATCTAGTGGAGTTCATTCAAATGGCTTTTCTTTAGTTAGAAAAATAATAAAAGATGCAAATTTAGATTTGAAAAAAATGTATGAGGGATTTGAAAACTCTTTGGGGGAAGAGCTACTAACACCAACAAAGATATATGTAAAAACAGTAAAAGAAGTTTTAAAAAATATAGATGTAAAAGGAATGTGCCATGTTACAGGTGGTGGTTTCTATGAAAATATACCTAGAATTATACCTGAAGAGATGGGAGTAGAAATCGATTCTAAAAATATAAATGAACTTCAAGTATTTAAATTTTTAGAAGAAAAAGGAAATATTCCTAAAGAAGAGATGTTTAATGTATTTAATATGGGAGTTGGATTTATATTTGTTGTATCTAAAGAAAATTTAGATAAATTAGTTGAAAAATTAGAAGAGTTACAAGAAAAGCCAATGATATTAGGGGAAGTTAATAGAAAAGTAGGAGTAGAAATAAAATGGTAA